A region from the Cannabis sativa cultivar Pink pepper isolate KNU-18-1 chromosome 9, ASM2916894v1, whole genome shotgun sequence genome encodes:
- the LOC115723633 gene encoding uncharacterized protein LOC115723633, which produces MSDWVVKHAGNYIGKFVKSDPKNFIGIWRDYLRVRFTIDINKPLKRRMKLIKKDGTWIWTTFKYEHVPLFCFICGLIGHSERFCPRRFDSNFDQNVKPYGEWMKVVTRKKNYLIGAQWLRSGHDEEKSAVASSGLPISTEEVMDINYRIRIQSDGNNSGAKGGANQAPNGGVNQGKTTMHINENQDNEDVQLEDQNEDSVIILDNKRRCTNKENIKEIDDADSNMGGLENLNEEPKNDLQPKVVFLCETLARTEVLERLRVSLGFGGVFSVDARGKSGGVALLWRDSDDIKVLGYGVNYIDAEVTEKDGNCWRLTGLYGEPNRSLRRNTWDQIRTLMALYALPWCIIGDLNNVISQSDKRGGNPYPTWLIDGFGNMLEDCNLVDMDLCGYPYTWEKGRGTQAWIQVRIDRALVSPSWFHVFPSAKLINLEVSTSDHCPIQLLLDVVKRTEVQKKFRFENLWLREPACAQIVKDTWELLSGCSIIEKISFCGDKLMVWGKDYVGNFKDRIRDCKTEIRKWNGGRDDASIRNYKSVEARLQEVLIQKEIFWRQRSKKLWLKEGDQNSKYFHAMATSRRRNNSIQRLKNEQGVCKDRLV; this is translated from the exons ATGTCTGATTGGGTGGTTAAACATGCTGGTAACTACATTGGAAAGTTCGTTAAGTCGGACCCCAAAAATTTCATTGGCATATGGCGGGATTATCTTAGAGTTCGGTTTACAATTGACATCAACAAACCTCTTAAACGACGCATGAAGTTGATTAAAAAAGATGGTACTTGGATATGGactacattcaagtatgaacaTGTTCCTCTATTTTGTTTCATTTGTGGTCTTATTGGCCATTCAGAAAGGTTTTGTCCACGGAGATTTGATTCTAATTTCGATCAAAATGTTAAGCCTTATGGGGAATGGATGAAAGTTGTTACTAGAAAGAAGAACTACCTCATAGGTGCGCAATGGTTGCGTTCAGGCCATGATGAGGAGAAGAGTGCGGTGGCCAGTAGTGGACTGCCCATAAGCACGGAGGAGGTGATGGATATTAATTATCGAATCAGAATTCAATCTGATGGCAATAATTCTGGTGCTAAAGGGGGTGCTAATCAAGCTCCTAATGGTGGAGTAAATCAAGGGAAGACAACCATGCATATTAATGAAAATCAAGACAATGAGGATGTACAGTTGGAAGATCAAAATGAAGATTCTgttattattttagataataAGAGGAGATGTACTAATAAGGAAAATATAAAGGAGATTGATGATGCTGATAGTAATATGGGCGGGTTGGAGAATTTGAATGAAGAGCCAAAAAACGATTTACAG CCCAAAGTTGTTTTTCTGTGTGAAACGTTAGCACGAACTGAAGTGCTGGAAAGACTGCGTGTGTCGTTGGGTTTTGGGGGAGTTTTTTCAGTTGATGCAAGAGGGAAAAGTGGAGGTGTAGCTTTGTTGTGGAGGGATAGTGATGATATCAAAGTTCTGGGGTATGGGGTGAACTATATCGATGCTGAAGTCACTGAGAAGGATGGGAATTGTTGGCGACTTACAGGGCTATACGGTGAGCCAAACCGAAGTCTTCGTCGGAATACCTGGGATCAAATTCGCACTCTTATGGCTTTGTATGCACTACCTTGGTGTATTATTGGGGACCTCAATAATGTTATCTCACAATCAGACAAGAGGGGAGGTAATCCTTATCCAACTTGGTTGATTGATGGTTTTGGTAATATGTTGGAAGACTGTAATTTGGTTGATATGGATTTGTGTGGATATCCATATACTTGGGAGAAGGGTCGGGGTACACAAGCTTGGATTCAAGTGCGTATTGACCGGGCTTTAGTCTCTCCAAGTTGGTTTCATGTTTTTCCTTCAGCTAAGTTAATTAACTTAGAGGTTTCAACATCGGACCACTGTCCAATTCAATTACTTCTTGATGTTGTGAAGAGGACTGAGGTTCAAAAGAAATTTAGATTCGAAAATCTATGGCTCAGGGAGCCTGCTTGTGCGCAAATCGTCAAAGACACCTGGGAGCTTCTTTCGGGTTGTTCAATAATCGAAAAGATTAGCTTCTGTGGTGACAAGTTAATGGTGTGGGGAAAGGACTATGTAGGAAATTTCAAGGATCGTATACGAGATTGCAAAACTGAGATTCGAAAATGGAATGGAGGCAGAGATGATGCTTCGATTCGAAATTACAAAAGTGTTGAGGCACGGTTGCAAGAGGTTCTGATTCAAAAAGAGATTTTTTGGCGCCAGAGATCGAAAAAATTGTGGCTAAAGGAGGGAGATCAGAATTCCAAGTATTTTCATGCTATGGCCACTTCAAGAAGAAGGAATAACTCAATCCAGCGGCTGAAAAACGAGCAGGGggtatgtaaagaccgcttagtttaa